One region of Culex pipiens pallens isolate TS chromosome 2, TS_CPP_V2, whole genome shotgun sequence genomic DNA includes:
- the LOC120426641 gene encoding uncharacterized protein LOC120426641 has protein sequence MADMAKFLQKQFGEMKAQLDKVHRELIEVTAHERTTREVMATLKSDLTEVKSILHNMKNVPAQRTFPLRDMSAVETLCRKFADGKLVNDIKAEINYIFKNASKENFIQDFLSDEVTCLYKQADDIRKLNFMKHIINDITFTPKTNFTNMVNLAKARIYSARNRQNKKLEESAAVPPVVPALLAKPVQRTTPAKLTKPATPAKLTKPATPAKLTKPAPSAKLAPPAKRARQETVEEEECDEEIEEEEEPEEYDDEIEGDDGELESPEFSPVKGAQ, from the exons ATGGCCGACATGGCAAAGTTTTTGCAAAAGCAGTTTGGCGAGATGAAGGCCCAACTGGACAAAG ttCACAGGGAGCTCATTGAAGTGACGGCCCACGAGCGCACCACCAGGGAGGTCATGGCCACGCTGAAGTCAGACCTGACGGAGGTCAAGTCGATCCTGCACAACATGAAAAATGTTCCGGCACAAAGAACCTTCCCGTTGCGGGACATGTCGGCGGTCGAGACTTTGTGCCGGAAATTTGCTGATGGGAAACTGGTAAATGATATCAAGGCGGAGATCAATTACATCTTCAAAAATGCATCGAAGGAAAATTTTATCCAGGACTTCCTCTCAGATGAGGTTACATGCTTGTACAAACAGGCAGACGACATCAGAAAGTTGAACTTTATGAAACACATAATAA ACGATATTACATTCACACCGAAGACCAACTTCACGAACATGGTGAACCTCGCCAAGGCCAGGATTTACTCTGCACGTAATCGCCAAAACAAAAAGCTGGAGGAGTCAGCCGCCGTGCCACCCGTGGTTCCCGCGCTGCTCGCGAAACCCGTGCAGCGTACGACGCCTGCGAAGCTCACGAAGCCGGCGACGCCTGCAAAGCTCACGAAGCCGGCGACGCCTGCGAAGCTCACGAAGCCGGCGCCGTCCGCGAAACTCGCGCCGCCCGCAAAGAGAGCGCGTCAGGAAACTGTTGAGGAGGAAGAATGCGACGAAGAGATAGAAGAAGAAGAGGAGCCGGAAGAGTATGATGACGAGATTGAAGGCGACGATGGCGAGCTGGAGTCGCCGGAATTTTCACCGGTGAAAGGTGCTCAGTGA